A portion of the Paenibacillus marchantiae genome contains these proteins:
- a CDS encoding pseudouridine synthase, producing MRINKYISETGYCSRRETNRLIAAGRITINGKVCEKGADVEPEDIVLIDGQEIPYNDREPVYLALNKPIGIVCTAAEQVEGNIIQYVNYPSRIFAIGRLDKASEGLIFLTNDGDIVNKMMRSEHNHDKEYVVTVDKPVTDEFVRAMSQGVEIMNVVTKPCEVYKHSENVFRIILTQGLNLQIRRMCKALGYRVLKLERIRIMNVTLDGLERGQWRHLEKQELVNLLSMLN from the coding sequence ATGCGAATTAACAAATACATAAGTGAAACGGGATACTGTTCCCGCAGGGAAACGAACCGATTAATTGCAGCCGGGCGCATTACGATTAATGGTAAAGTATGTGAAAAAGGAGCGGACGTGGAGCCTGAGGATATTGTGCTCATTGATGGCCAGGAGATTCCTTACAATGATCGCGAGCCTGTTTACCTTGCTCTGAATAAACCCATCGGCATTGTCTGCACCGCAGCCGAACAGGTGGAGGGAAACATCATTCAGTATGTGAATTATCCCTCGCGTATCTTTGCGATTGGCAGGCTGGATAAGGCGTCCGAGGGATTGATTTTTCTGACGAACGACGGGGACATTGTGAACAAGATGATGCGTTCGGAGCATAACCACGACAAGGAATACGTAGTAACCGTAGATAAACCAGTGACAGACGAATTCGTACGGGCGATGTCGCAAGGGGTTGAGATTATGAATGTGGTGACGAAACCGTGTGAGGTATATAAGCATAGTGAGAACGTATTTCGTATCATTTTGACTCAGGGGCTTAATCTGCAAATCCGCAGAATGTGCAAAGCCTTGGGATACAGAGTGCTCAAGCTGGAGCGCATCCGAATTATGAATGTTACGCTGGATGGACTGGAACGTGGACAATGGAGACATCTGGAGAAGCAGGAGCTGGTGAATCTTCTGTCCATGTTGAATTAG
- a CDS encoding DUF1963 domain-containing protein — MHKVNQLSIDPDVLNQNTGIWIGGEIAYVTDWPLNQESQPLLHLFSIDCNTLFQQMHVPSLPPGKYISVFSTYSASEYFLDQVTYTGDELEWKENILAGCTYVSVSSEPLTSVCPIQSIPLCGVGLTEVEIEEQDFPAFSFFSSMLPNGVNGISHLLEDYQFVGQIYSGDFPHPYQDILGLSDANGYLLLRTGPASAQAPLDGIFFVQTA, encoded by the coding sequence ATGCACAAAGTTAACCAGCTTTCAATTGACCCTGATGTTCTGAACCAGAATACTGGCATATGGATTGGCGGAGAAATCGCATATGTTACAGATTGGCCGCTTAATCAGGAGAGCCAACCCTTGTTGCATCTGTTCTCCATTGATTGCAATACACTTTTCCAACAGATGCATGTCCCTTCGTTGCCACCCGGGAAGTACATTTCGGTCTTCTCCACCTATTCCGCTTCGGAATACTTTTTGGACCAGGTAACCTATACGGGGGATGAGCTGGAATGGAAGGAGAATATTCTCGCTGGATGTACATATGTATCCGTATCTTCAGAGCCACTAACTTCCGTATGTCCCATTCAATCCATTCCTTTATGCGGAGTAGGATTGACGGAAGTAGAGATAGAGGAACAGGATTTCCCTGCCTTTTCATTTTTCTCTTCCATGCTACCAAACGGTGTGAACGGAATTAGCCATTTGTTAGAGGACTATCAATTCGTTGGTCAGATTTATTCCGGGGATTTCCCCCATCCCTATCAGGATATACTGGGACTTTCCGATGCAAACGGATATTTGTTATTACGAACTGGCCCCGCATCTGCTCAGGCACCCTTGGATGGAATTTTCTTTGTGCAGACTGCTTAG
- a CDS encoding MFS transporter: protein MRRIFALSCGFYLLIGITSVVLGALLPVLLTHYERGYSDGGFLLFLQFLGFLVGVLVAPSMTARIGRKSMLTIALICIVAAYAVLGFLPSWTVVLLLTIIVGFGSGIIEPSVGAFTIEFTENQKAVAMSKLDVYFALGALLIPAVAALYIWLDLWHLTFYTVSALSLILMLLWVTMPTSAASYLKQAGENTVGHATGRAQYSRKHMGLLTIFVIFFFVYMGLELGLMNFLPSILVERLQLQESVASLSVSILWIAMIIGRLFSGKIAEAVNYMPFLIWSTVGTLLFAVAMVFVTGQWATYLLIFGTGLFMSGLFCIALVYANILIPGMTERTTSILIASGGIGGAILQYVTGWSMSAWPVVNTIWILAGFCLILLLTLVLSHLWNVRNSAVSGTLAHQSKEI, encoded by the coding sequence ATGAGAAGAATTTTCGCTTTAAGCTGCGGTTTTTATCTGTTAATCGGCATAACCAGCGTTGTACTCGGTGCACTTCTACCCGTTTTATTGACACATTATGAGCGTGGTTATAGTGATGGCGGATTTTTGTTGTTTCTGCAGTTCCTTGGTTTTCTTGTCGGGGTGCTCGTTGCTCCTTCCATGACTGCCCGCATCGGCAGAAAATCCATGTTAACCATCGCACTGATCTGTATTGTGGCCGCCTATGCCGTTCTCGGATTCTTGCCATCCTGGACAGTTGTTCTTCTTCTAACCATTATTGTCGGGTTTGGGTCTGGTATCATTGAGCCCTCCGTTGGTGCGTTTACGATAGAATTCACGGAAAATCAGAAAGCAGTCGCAATGTCCAAGCTTGATGTGTACTTTGCCCTCGGAGCACTTCTCATTCCGGCAGTCGCTGCCTTATACATTTGGCTGGATCTTTGGCATCTTACGTTTTATACCGTTTCCGCGTTATCCCTTATTCTCATGCTGTTATGGGTGACCATGCCCACCTCCGCCGCTTCTTATCTGAAACAAGCTGGTGAAAACACCGTTGGACATGCAACGGGCAGGGCCCAGTATTCCAGAAAACATATGGGGCTGCTCACCATCTTCGTCATCTTTTTCTTCGTTTACATGGGTCTGGAGTTAGGCCTGATGAACTTCCTGCCTTCCATCCTGGTCGAACGATTGCAGTTACAGGAGTCTGTCGCTTCACTCAGCGTATCCATCCTATGGATTGCCATGATTATCGGTCGTCTTTTTTCCGGAAAAATTGCTGAAGCTGTCAACTACATGCCTTTCCTGATCTGGAGTACGGTAGGTACACTTCTGTTCGCCGTTGCCATGGTGTTCGTTACGGGCCAATGGGCTACATACCTGCTAATCTTCGGAACCGGATTGTTCATGTCAGGGCTGTTCTGTATTGCACTGGTCTATGCCAACATTTTGATTCCGGGCATGACTGAGCGCACAACTAGCATCCTGATTGCATCAGGGGGTATCGGTGGCGCCATTCTGCAGTATGTAACCGGATGGAGCATGAGTGCGTGGCCTGTAGTGAACACGATCTGGATTTTGGCCGGATTTTGTCTGATTTTGCTACTCACTCTCGTACTCTCTCATCTCTGGAATGTAAGGAACAGCGCCGTAAGTGGAACTCTCGCACATCAGAGTAAAGAGATTTAA
- a CDS encoding aspartate aminotransferase family protein, with the protein MQTLTKNRFRTGQGIKLIDDAGVEYLDGVSGTFNLSLGYNHPHVVSKIQEQVGNLTHMSSSFTEPYVDEVLDHLIEYAPNDINAGWMRDITGSTANECATKIAQKYTQSTDIISLYLSHHGQTQFATGISGNAFRRKRFPNSAVANSVHVPAPYCYRCPFKSSSGDCGYQCVEAISDAIEYASSGSVACMIIEPILGNGGNIIPPAGYFKRLRKLCDEYNIILIADEVQTGIGRTGYMFASELFDIQPDMITLAKGLGGIGVPVAAVLMQSRLNVLEKHEHSFTSGSNLISVTAAKSTLEVVSEPGFLDDVKRKGEILGGLLQDLAMKYPSIGEARGVGLMWGLEMVGDNNEPDTDKTNAIIDRAFTDEHLILRGSRYGFGNVVKVRPSLTTTEDELVEIVERLDSVLASVH; encoded by the coding sequence ATGCAAACCTTAACCAAAAACCGTTTCAGAACCGGACAAGGGATTAAGTTGATTGACGATGCAGGCGTTGAATATCTGGATGGTGTGTCCGGTACGTTCAACCTGTCACTGGGCTACAATCACCCGCATGTCGTGAGCAAAATTCAGGAACAAGTCGGCAATCTGACGCATATGTCTTCCTCCTTCACAGAACCGTATGTGGATGAAGTGCTCGATCATCTGATTGAATATGCTCCAAACGACATTAATGCCGGATGGATGCGGGATATTACGGGCTCAACCGCCAATGAATGTGCCACCAAAATTGCACAGAAATACACGCAATCCACAGACATTATCAGCCTGTACCTGTCCCATCATGGTCAGACCCAGTTTGCAACAGGGATTTCGGGAAATGCCTTCCGGCGGAAACGGTTTCCAAATTCGGCTGTTGCCAACTCCGTTCATGTGCCTGCACCATACTGCTATCGTTGCCCATTCAAATCCTCAAGCGGAGACTGCGGATATCAATGCGTTGAAGCTATCTCCGATGCCATAGAATATGCGAGTTCCGGCTCAGTCGCCTGCATGATTATTGAACCGATCCTCGGCAATGGCGGCAATATCATTCCTCCTGCTGGTTATTTCAAGCGCCTGCGTAAACTGTGTGATGAGTACAATATCATTCTTATTGCCGACGAAGTACAGACGGGAATCGGACGTACCGGGTATATGTTTGCCAGCGAACTGTTCGATATCCAGCCTGACATGATTACCCTTGCCAAAGGTCTCGGTGGTATCGGTGTGCCTGTTGCTGCGGTATTGATGCAGTCCCGATTAAATGTACTGGAAAAGCATGAACATTCCTTCACCTCAGGAAGCAATCTGATCTCTGTAACCGCAGCCAAATCTACCCTGGAGGTTGTATCCGAACCCGGATTCCTGGATGACGTGAAACGCAAAGGTGAAATTTTAGGTGGATTACTGCAAGATTTGGCCATGAAATATCCAAGCATTGGTGAAGCTCGCGGAGTCGGCCTGATGTGGGGATTGGAAATGGTGGGTGACAATAACGAACCGGATACGGATAAAACCAACGCCATTATCGACCGTGCCTTCACGGATGAGCATCTGATTTTAAGAGGATCACGTTACGGCTTCGGGAACGTAGTTAAGGTCAGACCATCGCTTACCACAACAGAAGATGAGTTGGTTGAAATTGTAGAGCGACTCGATTCAGTACTTGCCAGCGTCCATTAA
- a CDS encoding zinc-dependent alcohol dehydrogenase — MLALVYKSAWDVVLEERPVPEIARDNQVLVRIRATGVCGTDLGIVSGKYHAVPSVILGHESAGEVIAVGSAVTTLQPGDRVVIDPTYYCGQCDMCRTGRQNHCTHKSVTETGVSADGTFTDYYVTEDRFLYKLKDHVSYEEATLTEPLSCMLTGINQIHLLPNFRTIILGAGPIGILYSYALASKGVTGCLVDISEERLAIAGSIAPDRWEVHSSFENAIESLAPTTNQVDMIVDTTGVVGTQVLSQLASGGYLMLVGLRDGNTSFNPKEVVDRSLKIIGSIDSLGTFATAHYMIEQQIIPAKKIITHSFPLEDYEEAFRTLGCDIQGRTLQASSHAIKVVLQSSGSSI; from the coding sequence ATGTTAGCATTGGTATACAAATCGGCTTGGGATGTAGTGCTTGAGGAACGGCCTGTTCCAGAAATCGCAAGAGACAATCAGGTGCTGGTTCGAATCCGGGCAACGGGTGTGTGCGGTACCGACCTTGGTATTGTTAGCGGTAAATATCATGCGGTTCCTTCCGTTATTCTGGGTCATGAGTCTGCCGGGGAAGTCATTGCCGTGGGCTCTGCTGTAACGACACTGCAACCGGGCGACCGGGTTGTCATCGATCCTACCTATTATTGCGGGCAATGCGACATGTGCAGAACAGGCAGACAAAATCACTGCACACATAAGTCGGTTACAGAGACAGGTGTGAGTGCTGACGGTACATTTACGGATTATTATGTAACCGAGGATCGCTTTTTGTATAAATTGAAGGACCATGTGAGCTATGAGGAAGCGACCTTGACTGAACCACTGAGCTGCATGCTTACAGGCATTAATCAGATCCATCTGCTGCCGAATTTTAGAACGATTATCCTCGGCGCAGGGCCGATTGGTATTCTATACAGCTACGCCCTCGCTTCCAAAGGTGTCACTGGCTGTCTCGTCGACATCTCCGAAGAACGCCTGGCTATTGCAGGTTCGATTGCACCGGATCGCTGGGAGGTTCATTCATCCTTTGAAAATGCGATAGAGTCGCTGGCACCAACAACTAATCAGGTTGATATGATTGTGGATACGACAGGCGTTGTGGGCACACAAGTGCTCTCGCAACTCGCCAGCGGCGGTTATCTCATGCTGGTCGGTCTGAGAGATGGAAACACATCGTTCAATCCCAAGGAAGTTGTGGACCGCAGTCTGAAAATCATTGGCTCCATCGACTCCCTGGGTACATTCGCAACAGCACATTACATGATTGAGCAACAGATTATCCCGGCGAAAAAAATTATCACCCATTCGTTCCCATTGGAGGATTACGAAGAGGCATTCCGCACACTCGGCTGCGATATTCAGGGGCGCACACTTCAAGCTTCTTCACATGCCATCAAAGTGGTGCTGCAATCCAGCGGCTCCAGTATCTAA
- a CDS encoding HAD family hydrolase yields MVANKEFDGLGESKDDSIQAVIFDMDGVLIDSEPIYFEIERSSFAHFGAKMTEEEHHTYVGVTLESMWRQVLDKHQLTATVEEALAYHQHNVMQTMLAHPKLTAMPSVERWLSWLHEQHIPIAVASSSPRALIDLIMDKTGLGKYFEVRMTGEEVTNGKPAPDIFLTTAEMIGASPSNCLVIEDSRNGVQAAKSAGMRCIGYRNPGSGDQDLSKADLQISSYDELWTLKDTLPLEGRSPSLSEIN; encoded by the coding sequence ATGGTAGCAAACAAGGAGTTTGACGGGCTGGGAGAGTCGAAGGATGACAGCATTCAGGCGGTCATTTTTGACATGGATGGCGTACTGATTGACAGCGAACCGATTTATTTCGAGATTGAACGCAGCTCTTTTGCCCATTTTGGCGCAAAAATGACGGAGGAAGAACATCACACCTATGTTGGAGTTACGCTGGAATCGATGTGGCGGCAAGTGTTGGACAAGCACCAGTTGACGGCTACCGTGGAAGAAGCCCTCGCCTACCATCAACATAATGTGATGCAGACGATGCTGGCTCACCCGAAGCTGACAGCCATGCCTTCTGTGGAACGCTGGTTAAGCTGGCTGCATGAGCAGCACATTCCGATAGCCGTTGCTTCTTCATCTCCACGTGCACTGATCGATCTGATCATGGACAAGACCGGACTTGGAAAATACTTTGAGGTCCGAATGACAGGTGAGGAAGTCACGAACGGCAAACCGGCTCCAGATATTTTCCTGACTACAGCTGAAATGATTGGAGCATCGCCTTCGAACTGTCTTGTCATTGAGGATTCGCGCAATGGTGTTCAGGCCGCCAAAAGTGCAGGCATGCGCTGCATCGGATACCGTAATCCGGGATCAGGTGACCAGGACTTATCCAAAGCCGATCTTCAGATTTCCAGTTACGATGAGTTATGGACGCTCAAGGATACACTTCCGTTGGAAGGCAGATCGCCAAGCTTGTCGGAAATAAACTAA
- a CDS encoding YjfB family protein, with amino-acid sequence MDIAALSMAMSQVSVAQSASLQVMSMSKDMAEQQGQQLTEMLKSVPAPHPNLGGSLDISV; translated from the coding sequence ATGGATATTGCAGCATTATCAATGGCTATGAGTCAAGTCTCAGTGGCGCAGTCGGCGAGCTTGCAAGTTATGTCAATGTCGAAAGACATGGCAGAGCAGCAAGGTCAACAACTAACAGAAATGTTAAAGTCGGTTCCGGCTCCTCATCCTAATTTGGGTGGAAGTCTGGATATTTCGGTCTAG
- a CDS encoding Cof-type HAD-IIB family hydrolase — MSTTNRKIVFIDIDGTLVDDDGNIPVSAQQACKQARENGHLLYLCTGRSKAEIYDSIWDVGFDGLVGAGGGYVEFGQDVLYHKRVTAEDVRHMVDFFNEHQIDFYLESNSALYASANLQSHLERRIYGDVENDPGARAKKEQKPHPFIAGLTYGEADLYKDDVNKVCFLESSTIPFNRIKQEFEGKFEVIQCTVPIFGEGSGELMIPGIHKAIAIADLLEHLGMSREDTLAIGDGMNDAEMLEYCAVGIAMGNAKPGLKAIADDITGTIEEDGLYHSFVKYGLIES; from the coding sequence ATGAGTACAACGAATCGAAAGATTGTTTTTATAGATATTGATGGCACATTGGTAGATGATGACGGCAACATTCCGGTTTCCGCACAACAGGCATGCAAACAGGCACGTGAAAATGGACATCTGCTTTATTTATGTACAGGACGATCGAAGGCGGAAATCTATGATTCTATTTGGGACGTAGGATTTGACGGTCTGGTCGGTGCTGGTGGTGGATATGTTGAATTCGGTCAGGATGTGCTGTATCACAAAAGGGTAACGGCAGAAGATGTACGACATATGGTCGATTTTTTCAATGAACACCAGATTGACTTCTACCTCGAATCCAATTCGGCTTTGTACGCCAGCGCCAATCTTCAATCTCATCTGGAACGTCGCATTTATGGGGATGTAGAGAATGATCCCGGTGCCAGAGCGAAAAAAGAACAAAAGCCACATCCGTTTATTGCTGGTTTGACATATGGTGAAGCCGATTTATACAAGGACGACGTAAACAAAGTTTGTTTTCTGGAAAGCTCTACGATTCCGTTCAATCGAATCAAGCAGGAGTTCGAAGGCAAATTTGAAGTCATTCAGTGCACAGTGCCCATCTTCGGTGAAGGAAGCGGTGAACTGATGATCCCGGGCATTCATAAAGCCATTGCTATTGCAGATTTATTGGAGCATCTGGGTATGTCACGTGAAGATACACTTGCCATTGGGGATGGCATGAATGATGCGGAGATGCTGGAGTATTGTGCTGTAGGGATTGCGATGGGCAATGCCAAGCCAGGTCTCAAAGCCATTGCAGATGATATAACAGGAACTATTGAAGAAGATGGCTTGTACCACAGTTTTGTGAAATATGGATTGATTGAGTCCTAA
- a CDS encoding GNAT family N-acetyltransferase has protein sequence MIAIQEHQMKDAIDFAMRVRKEVFPMLDHEELPVDLEQFKEHYLDSAVTVFLVAVTEDNEIVGSIGILPYDGRIEAVNGQYPEQSAAEIVKCYVDSKYRRYGIGSLLVRELEKVVAELHYTTLYLHTHRFLPGAVDFWKRQGYVVVVEQDDDWQTVHMDKLL, from the coding sequence GTGATAGCTATTCAAGAGCACCAAATGAAAGATGCAATTGATTTTGCCATGCGTGTACGCAAAGAAGTATTTCCAATGCTGGATCATGAGGAATTACCTGTAGATCTGGAGCAATTCAAAGAACATTATCTGGATTCAGCCGTTACTGTCTTTCTAGTTGCGGTCACGGAAGATAATGAGATCGTGGGTTCCATCGGTATCCTGCCTTATGATGGGCGTATCGAAGCTGTGAATGGACAATATCCTGAGCAGTCTGCCGCCGAAATTGTAAAATGTTATGTGGATTCTAAATATCGCAGATACGGTATCGGTTCACTCCTCGTAAGAGAACTGGAGAAAGTGGTGGCAGAGCTGCACTACACAACCTTGTATTTGCATACACATCGCTTTTTGCCTGGTGCCGTGGATTTCTGGAAACGTCAGGGATATGTGGTTGTAGTGGAGCAGGACGATGATTGGCAGACGGTGCATATGGACAAATTGCTATAA
- a CDS encoding S8 family peptidase, translated as MWLSLGMSAAALLAIGFVYRYVEDKLAAKKFYPHAPKQLLIKFKEGTTADEMHTLHKKAKCNVAETYEDLGWYRLESRKKMQRMLKHYKDHVLIEHAEPNYYLQASFTPSDPFFPYQYNLQKINAPAAWDISQSNSSVKIAIIDTGVQLNHPELAGKLLPGYDYVDYDNIPEDGNGHGTHVAGIAASITNNGVGIAGVAPLASIVPLRVLDNNGQGTTGNVGNGLVYAANNGIQVVNLSLGGPTGEAFLQAAVQYAWDRGAVIIAAAGNDNTSYPIVPASYPNVIAVASTNPSDLKSNFSNYGSWVDMAAPGDTILSTYLGGSYAYLSGTSMAAPHVAGVAALLASRGKTNAQIRDALCFASDPVSGSGVYWTYGRLNAYQSLQVP; from the coding sequence ATGTGGTTATCGCTTGGAATGTCTGCTGCAGCTCTGCTGGCAATTGGGTTCGTCTATCGTTATGTGGAAGATAAACTTGCCGCCAAAAAGTTTTATCCCCACGCACCCAAGCAGCTGTTAATCAAGTTCAAGGAAGGTACGACAGCTGACGAGATGCACACTCTGCATAAAAAAGCAAAATGCAACGTAGCCGAAACGTATGAAGATCTGGGCTGGTATCGCCTTGAATCAAGAAAGAAAATGCAACGTATGTTAAAACACTACAAGGATCATGTGCTCATTGAGCACGCTGAACCTAACTACTACCTTCAGGCATCGTTTACACCAAGTGACCCGTTTTTCCCTTACCAATACAACTTGCAAAAAATCAATGCTCCTGCTGCCTGGGATATTTCCCAAAGTAACAGTTCGGTGAAAATCGCGATCATTGACACTGGTGTGCAGTTAAACCATCCAGAGCTCGCTGGCAAGCTCCTTCCCGGATACGATTACGTTGATTATGATAATATTCCCGAAGACGGTAACGGACACGGTACCCATGTAGCTGGAATTGCGGCTTCTATAACCAATAACGGAGTTGGCATTGCAGGTGTGGCACCACTCGCTTCGATTGTCCCGCTGCGTGTGTTGGATAACAATGGACAAGGTACAACGGGTAACGTCGGAAACGGACTTGTTTATGCAGCCAACAACGGTATTCAAGTCGTTAACCTGAGTCTCGGTGGACCAACGGGAGAAGCCTTTCTTCAGGCTGCCGTGCAATATGCATGGGATCGGGGCGCTGTCATTATCGCGGCAGCAGGTAATGATAATACTTCGTATCCGATTGTACCTGCATCTTATCCCAATGTCATTGCGGTAGCTTCAACCAATCCTTCCGACCTCAAATCGAATTTCTCAAACTACGGATCGTGGGTAGATATGGCTGCACCGGGTGATACCATTCTGTCCACATACCTGGGTGGCTCATATGCCTATCTAAGCGGAACGTCCATGGCCGCTCCCCATGTAGCGGGAGTAGCTGCATTGCTGGCTTCCCGTGGGAAAACTAATGCGCAGATTCGTGATGCCTTATGCTTCGCATCCGATCCCGTATCCGGCTCTGGTGTCTACTGGACATATGGGCGACTGAATGCCTATCAGAGTCTGCAAGTGCCATAA
- a CDS encoding RidA family protein, producing MKTDKITRKNPANMPAPVGQYTHITRIPRNAELFVTSGQIGADRSGHFPDGLNEQVTNTFNNIKTVLESEHLDAEHIIKVNVWATEKIDWDFLYAEWGQLFSQDYPAMTIGYITELGLPEIKIEIEIWAAKV from the coding sequence ATGAAAACCGACAAAATTACTAGAAAAAATCCAGCTAATATGCCAGCTCCTGTAGGACAGTACACGCATATTACAAGAATTCCGAGGAATGCAGAGTTATTCGTGACATCGGGTCAAATTGGAGCAGATCGTAGCGGACACTTTCCGGACGGTCTGAATGAGCAAGTCACGAATACATTCAATAATATTAAAACAGTACTCGAATCCGAGCATTTAGATGCTGAACATATTATCAAAGTTAACGTATGGGCAACGGAGAAGATCGATTGGGATTTCTTATACGCTGAGTGGGGACAATTATTTAGTCAGGATTATCCTGCGATGACAATTGGATATATTACGGAGTTAGGTCTACCCGAAATTAAAATTGAAATCGAAATATGGGCAGCAAAAGTGTAG
- a CDS encoding 6-phospho-beta-glucosidase — MYEKLTAFPENFLWGGATAANQLEGAYLEGGKGLTTVDLIPTGANRFPIALGNLNSYEPKDGEFYPSHEAIDFYHRYKEDIALFAEMGFKCFRLSVAWARIFPNGDDAEPNEAGLQFYDDVFDELLKYNIEPVVTICHFDVPVHLVETYGGWKNRKMIGFFETYAKTLFDRYKDKVKYWMTFNEINMLLHLPYIGAGIVLQEGENKEQVLYQAAHHELVASALAVKACHEIISGAQIGCMLAAGMVYPYTSNPDDVWKAMEQDRESFFFIDVQSKGAYPGYTKRFFREHEIVIDMQPEDADILMQNTVDYIGFSYYASRCTSTDPEILKDSTEGNVFGSVKNPYLQASEWGWTIDPKGLRITCNQLYDRYGKPLFIVENGLGATDVLLDNDIVEDDYRIDYLNRHFAEMAEAIQDGVELLGYTSWGPIDLVSAGTGEMKKRYGYIYVDRNNDGSGSLRRVKKKSFHWYKEVIANNGAQYF, encoded by the coding sequence ATGTATGAAAAATTAACAGCCTTCCCGGAGAATTTTCTCTGGGGAGGAGCAACGGCCGCGAACCAGCTTGAAGGAGCCTATCTTGAAGGTGGCAAAGGGTTAACTACGGTTGACCTGATCCCCACGGGGGCTAATCGCTTCCCGATTGCTTTGGGAAATCTCAATTCATATGAGCCCAAAGATGGCGAGTTTTATCCTTCGCATGAAGCGATTGATTTCTATCATCGATACAAAGAAGATATCGCACTATTTGCGGAAATGGGATTCAAGTGCTTCAGGCTCTCTGTAGCCTGGGCACGGATTTTCCCTAATGGCGATGACGCTGAGCCGAACGAGGCGGGATTGCAGTTTTACGATGATGTCTTCGACGAATTATTGAAGTACAATATTGAACCTGTGGTCACAATCTGTCACTTTGATGTCCCTGTACATCTGGTCGAAACGTATGGCGGGTGGAAGAACCGTAAGATGATTGGTTTCTTTGAGACTTATGCCAAGACATTGTTCGATCGATACAAGGACAAGGTGAAATACTGGATGACGTTTAATGAAATCAATATGCTGCTGCATCTTCCGTACATTGGAGCGGGTATTGTTCTCCAGGAAGGTGAGAATAAAGAGCAGGTTCTCTATCAGGCAGCGCATCATGAATTGGTTGCTAGTGCTTTGGCTGTGAAAGCCTGTCACGAGATCATTTCAGGTGCACAGATTGGTTGCATGCTAGCAGCAGGCATGGTCTATCCGTACACTTCCAATCCAGACGATGTATGGAAAGCCATGGAGCAGGATCGGGAGTCGTTCTTCTTTATCGATGTTCAGTCCAAAGGAGCGTATCCTGGGTATACGAAGCGTTTCTTCAGAGAACACGAAATTGTGATTGATATGCAGCCGGAAGATGCAGATATTCTCATGCAGAATACAGTCGATTATATCGGATTCAGTTATTACGCCAGCCGCTGTACAAGTACCGATCCGGAGATTTTGAAGGATTCGACCGAAGGTAATGTGTTTGGTTCAGTGAAGAACCCGTATCTTCAAGCTTCCGAATGGGGCTGGACGATTGATCCGAAGGGTCTTCGAATTACCTGTAACCAGCTGTATGATCGCTATGGCAAACCATTGTTTATTGTGGAAAATGGGCTTGGTGCAACGGATGTTTTACTAGACAATGACATCGTTGAAGACGATTACCGCATTGATTATCTGAATCGTCATTTTGCCGAGATGGCTGAAGCCATTCAGGATGGGGTTGAGCTTCTGGGTTACACGAGCTGGGGACCAATTGATCTGGTCAGCGCGGGTACAGGGGAGATGAAAAAACGTTACGGTTACATTTATGTAGACCGGAACAATGATGGAAGCGGCTCACTTCGCAGAGTGAAAAAGAAAAGTTTCCATTGGTACAAAGAGGTTATTGCCAATAATGGAGCGCAATATTTTTAA